Part of the Candidatus Eremiobacteraceae bacterium genome is shown below.
GGAGCGCAAGCGCAAGAAAGAATCCCGGCAGCGCATCCGCATCGTGGCGGCGATCGCCGTTCTGGCCGTCGCCAGTGCGGGAGCGTACGTCGCCTATGCGCGGCCGGATCTGAGCGCGATCCTGAGCGGCTTCACCCATCAGGCGGCGCCCAAACCGACGCCCAAGGCGACAGCGGCGACCCGCCTCCTCGCCTACCATCCGCCAAAGCCGATCGGGTTGTTCGGCGCGACGCCTACGCCGCTTCCCACCACGACACCCGTGCCGACGCCGACGCCGCAGCCGACCCCGACACCGACGCCCGGGCCCAAGAAGACGCCCGCGCCGAGACCCAAGCCGAGCGCGGCGGCGGCGCGAACGCTGCGGCCGCTCAACCTCGCGGCCGTGGGCAACAGCTTCGCGCAACCGCCGACGCCTGCGCCGCTTGGGACCAATCTGCCGACGCAGCCGCCTGCGACCCCCGCTCCGGCGACGCCGACGCCCGCTCCGGCGGAGGTCTACGCTCCGCAGATCGTGGTCGATGCGCGCTTCGCGACTCGCATACAGCCGGACTATCCTGAGATCGCCAAGGAGCAGAACGCCACAGGCACGGCGACGGTGCTCGTCACCGTCGGACCCAAAGGCAATGTCATCTCGCAGCGCTTAGAGCGCTCGGCTGGGCATCCGGCGTTGGATCAAGCGGCGCTGGCCGCGGCCTCGCGAAGTTCGTTCTTGCCGCCCAAGATCGACGGCAAGCCCGCGACCGAGACGTATCGGATCGTCTACACCTTCGCGCCCTAGACGCGTTCGACTTGGCGGATGCTCGAGAGCAGTTGCGAGCGCCGCAGGATCAGCGCGGGATCAGGCAGTTCTTTGATGAGGCCGGTCAACGCATCGAGCGCTCTGGTCGGATCCTCCGCAGCCTGGGCATCGGCAAAACGTAGGCACGCGCTGACGGCCTCGCTCTTGCGATCCATCTTCATGTAGCAGTGCGCGAGCAGCACGAGCACCTCGGGGATGTCGCCGCGTTTGAGGATCCGGTCGCAGGCCTGCGCGGCTTCCTCGAAGCTTCCCGCATCGTATTGTTCTTGGGCCTTGCGCAGCGCAAACGCGTAGATCGCGCGCGACGGGGTGTTCGCCGGTTTGGCCGCTGCTGGCGCGGCCGCGGCCGGCGCGACGGACGGTTCGGACGGCTCGTTCGCAGACGCCGCGGCGGCGGCGACCGGCTCGACGGGCTCTTCAGCGACAAGCTCGCCCGGTGATTTTTCGACCAGTTCGGGCGCGCTGGCCTCGTCGGGTTCGGCCGGCACCTGCACGGCTGCGGACGGCGCCGGAGCCTGCGCAGCCGGGGGCGCAGGCGCTGCAGGCGCGGGCACCGCGGGTGGCGGCGTTGCCGGGCGCGGCGGAGCTGCGCGCAGTTTGGCCTCGACATCGGCGAGATAGTTGGGACCGAGCACGTTGATGCCGCGCCGCGCCGCGCCGTTGCGGTTATCCGTCTCGAGCACGCGCGCGTACAGATCGACGAGCCGGTGCTCCATCCGCGTCCGCCAATCCGCCTCGCGCGAAGGATCGCGGCGCACGAGCACGCCCAGATGGTCGAGAGATGGCACGTGCTTCTTGAGCACGTCTCCGGGGAGCAGCTCCATCGAGTTGAAGACGTCGTCGAGCTCGTCCGGATTGAGGTCGATGAACCGCATCGCGCGGTCGGCGACCTGCTCGAACTGACCGGCGGCGGCGTGCGCGGCGATGCCCTTGCGCAGATGCTCGGCAGCTTCTTCGCTGCGACCGAGCGCGGCGTACAGCTCGCTCAGGCGAACCGGGATGTCGCCGTCGTCGGGTTCCAGCCTCCAGCTGTAGCGGTATTCGTCGATCGCATCCGCCGCGTAGCCGGCATTGCGCAGCCCGTCGGCGTTGGCGCGCCGGATCACGGCGACGTCGGCGAACTCAGTCGCCAGATCGGCGAGCATTTCGAGCGAGTCTTCGGTCGGCGACGTCGAGTGGGCGAGCTCCGCGTACTTGGTGGCGACGCGCGCGCGCTCCGGGCCGAGAGGATTCTTCTCCACGCGGCCGAGCAAGCCGCGGCGCTTCTCTTTGGCGCGCAGCAGCTCGCCGAGCAGCTCGAGGCCCTGCGCAGGACGATCCTCTTGGGCGAACGCCTCGGCCGCGGCGATGTACAGCGGCACGGAGGCGCGCAAGCCTTCCTTCGCCGCGGTCTCAACCGCGAGTTGGCGCTTGCGGTTGGCGTTCGTCACGCGTTATGCCGCGCCGCCGGCCGCGGCTTTTGCTGCTTTCGCTTTGAGCGCGTCCAGTTTAGCGGCGACATCGCGATACTTGGGATTGGCGGCGTGGATCTCTTCGAGCGCCCAGGTCGCCAACTCGTGCGATTCGCTGTCGTCGCGGCTCTCGTGCGCAGCAGCCATGTGATACAGCGCGTCGTGATACTGCTCTTCGGGATGACCTGACACCTCAAGCGCTTTGGCGTAGCGCGCCAGCGCTTCATCATGATTGCCCAGCTGGGCGTAGCAACGGCCGATCGCGGTCTGGACCAGCACGGCGAATTCGGAATTGGTTTGGAGTTGCTCCAACGTCTTGAGCGCCTCTTGTGTCTTGCCGCTTTCGAGCTGCGCGATGCCGCGCGCGTAGATCCCGCCGGGCGAATTGTCATCGGCTTTCGGCGCGGCCGGCTTCTCAGCCGCCTTCGCGGCTTCGGCTTTGGCGCTCGCGGCTTTGGCGGCGTCCGCCTTGACGGCTTCCGCCTTCGCGGCGTCGGCCTTGGCAGCCTCAGCCTTAACGTGCTCGGCCTTTTGCGCCTGGACCTTGGCGGCCTCGACTTTCGCCGTTTCGACCTTTTGCGCTTCGGCTTTTTCAGCCTCTGACTTGCCAGGCTTGGCAGCGGCCACATCGGGCGCCGGCGCCGCGCCGTTGGGCTTGACGCCTCCCGCCGAAGCGGCGGCAGCAGGTTGGGCAGGCTGCGCGGGCGCGGCCGCGGGCGGCGCCGCCGCAGCCGGAGCCGACGCCCGTTCGATCGCGGCCGCTAGACCGGCCTCGAGCTTGGCGATGTCCGCCTCGCTCAGGCCGCCGGCCTGCGACTCGCCGAGTCCTTGGATCTGAGCCAGTGTCGCCTCGGTCTGTTTGCGCCGCTCGGTCAACGCGACCGCGAGAGCGCGCAACTG
Proteins encoded:
- a CDS encoding tetratricopeptide repeat protein, which gives rise to QLRALAVALTERRKQTEATLAQIQGLGESQAGGLSEADIAKLEAGLAAAIERASAPAAAAPPAAAPAQPAQPAAAASAGGVKPNGAAPAPDVAAAKPGKSEAEKAEAQKVETAKVEAAKVQAQKAEHVKAEAAKADAAKAEAVKADAAKAASAKAEAAKAAEKPAAPKADDNSPGGIYARGIAQLESGKTQEALKTLEQLQTNSEFAVLVQTAIGRCYAQLGNHDEALARYAKALEVSGHPEEQYHDALYHMAAAHESRDDSESHELATWALEEIHAANPKYRDVAAKLDALKAKAAKAAAGGAA
- a CDS encoding TonB family protein; the protein is MSFTPGAPLRRSFKEDREERKRKKESRQRIRIVAAIAVLAVASAGAYVAYARPDLSAILSGFTHQAAPKPTPKATAATRLLAYHPPKPIGLFGATPTPLPTTTPVPTPTPQPTPTPTPGPKKTPAPRPKPSAAAARTLRPLNLAAVGNSFAQPPTPAPLGTNLPTQPPATPAPATPTPAPAEVYAPQIVVDARFATRIQPDYPEIAKEQNATGTATVLVTVGPKGNVISQRLERSAGHPALDQAALAAASRSSFLPPKIDGKPATETYRIVYTFAP